TATTAGAAGATGTTTTAAATGATGCGGTTCGTTCTGCTCAAGAACAAATTGCTGAAAAGAATCCTTCTTTAGAAAATAAAGAAGAAGTGGCTGATCAAGTAGGTATTGGTGCGGTTATCTTCCATGATTTAAAAAATGATCGTTTAAATACATTTGATTTTACTTTAGATGAAGTTGTGCGATTTGAAGGTGAAACAGGGCCTTACGTTCAATATACTTATGCTCGCGCAATGAGTATACTAAGAAAAGCAGGCTTTACACCAAATAAAGAAAAAAATTATGCACTAGATGATAAACAGAGCTGGGAAATTGTTAAATTTATTCAAGGCTATCCGGAAATGATTTTAGAAGCAGCGGATAAATACGAACCTTCCGTGGTTGCTAAACATGCTATTAAATTAGCACAAGCTTTTAATAAATACTATGGTAATACTAGAATATTAGCTGAGGATGAACAGCAAGAAGCTCGTTTAGCTTTAGTCTATGTAGTGACAGTTTTATTAAAAGAAGATTTACACTTGTTAGGTTTACAAGCTCCCGCACGTATGTAAAGTTATAACTAAATACGTTTTTTAAAAGCACTGTGGTTATTTTTTCCTCAGTGCTTTTTTACTCCAAAATTTTTGTCCTTTTATTTTAAAGGCGTTATCATAGCCGTGTAAGATTTTTTATTCTTAGTAGATTAAAATTAAATAACAGGAGGTTGCTTATTTATGGGTAATATTTTACTTGCACTTGTACCCGCAGTAATGTGGGGGATTCAGCCCCTGATTTTACAAACAATTGGTGGAAAAACATCTAACCAACAAATGGGGATGTCCCTAGGGGCATTGATCTTTTCTATTGGTGTTTTATTCTTCCACCAACCTGTGTGGTCATGGCATTTAATACTTGCTTCCTTTGTCTGTGGGCTTGCCTGGGCTTTTGGCCAAATTACACAGATTGAAAGTTTTCATATTATCGGAGTGTCAGCTGCAATGCCAATTTCAACCGGCATGCAATTGATCGGAGTAACGCTATTTGGTATTTTTTACTTCCATGAATGGACAAGTACTATGGATTACGTATATGGGATCAGTGCTTTGGTTGTCATTATTTTGGGGGTATTTTTTACCGCTTATAGAGAAAAAGGTGATGACACCGGTAAACAAGGAGCAATGCAAAGAGGTCTTTTTGTTCTAGTTTTATCAACGATTGGTCAAGTAATGTACAATGTTATTCCACGTATGGCTGACCTTAACGGCTGGGATGTGTTATTCCCACAAGGGATTGGTATGGCAGTAGGTGCAATGGCTTTTAGTTTCTTCTTTGATAAAAAACCAGAGCTTTTCAGCAAGAAGTCATTTCAAAATATTGCTGCAGGTGCCGCTTTTGCGATCGGAAATATTGGTATTTTACTTTCCAATAAAGTAAATGGCGTAGCATTAGGGTTTACATTATCCCAAATGAACGTCATTGTTAACACTCTTGGAGGACTTATATTCCTTAAAGAATCAAGGACTTCAAAAGAATTAAAACTAACGATTGGTGGCTTAATTTTGGTAGCTGCCGGTGGGATTTTAATTGGTTTGACCAAATAATAAAACAATTAGATATAAAAAGATGGAACAGTAAGTATAGCTTATGTTCCATCTTTTTATTATCCTAGAAGATTCCACTTGTTCTTTTCTTTTTGAGTGCTATACTGCAATAACTTTTCATATAGGACAGGTAATTCAGGGTGTTTAATTAGTAACTGTCGATAATTTGGTAATAGCTTTATAAAACTGTACGTTAATTGTTTTATCTCATTTGTAAGAAAAAGAGGTTCATAAGCTAATAAAAGACTTCCAGAGTAAAAGTCACAGAAGCTATGTAGACGATGAAACCTTTGCGATAAAGAAAGCAATGTTATTTCTTTTAGCTTCGTGTGTGCGTATAAAGAAAAGTCTACGGCTTCTGTCAGAAATGGCTCTAGCCAAAGATTTTCTAGTCCTGTAAATTGTTGCCATAAAAATAATAGTCCAAAATCATTTATTTGGAAAGGGACCGGGTAATATTTTCCAGGCGCTTGAATCGATCGATAAAAAGAAAATCCTTGTGTGATACGGTATTGTTGCACCTCTTTATAACGGTCGTATAAGTTTTGTGCATTTAATTCAAAAGGTGGATCATAGAGTAAAGAAACTAATAAAGAAAAGTATCGTATTTGGATTTCTTCCCCCTTTAAAGTAGGCGTGGTGGTAAAAGAAACCCAAAGGTTATAGTTAGATAAGAGCGGTTTCATTTTTTGAACTCTTCGTTGCAAGGTAGCTCTTGATAAATAAAATCTTTTTTCTAAAGATTTAAATGTGTCAAAAGGGTTTTCGATAATTTTTACTAATAATTTAAAAGAATCACTTCGATTGAGTAACGAACTTAGAAATAATTGAGCATTTTCATGCGAATAAATGGCCTCGATTACTTGGTTTTTTATGGAAAAAGAAACGCCGGTTGAATCATGGTTTCTACTTTGTTGCCAAAGTTTAACGTAACGACTTAAAGATTTTGAACTAAGATTTAGTTGAGTACTTACTTCTTTTAATGGACATGGGTTTTTCTTTTGTAAGTACTGAAATAAATGAAATATAATTTTGTCTTGTTTTTCTAGTAATGTATCAAACATTCAATCACCTCGGAGCGAAGGTATCACAAGCTTTTATTTATTAAAAATGACAAATTTGTTAGAAACTGTTGATATTAACAAGAAGCTAGTTGAATATGTTTTCATTTATAAAAGAGAATTCTATTTTTTAGTAAACATTCCAATATTCGAGGTAAAAAGATATGTTAAAGATACAATTGTCCACAATTTATAAGAAGATTTTTTATTATCCTTACATTCAATAAAACAAATAGACTTTTTTAACTAATAAAAGTTTATTTAGATAAGAAAGAATAGATTTATTTACTTTATTACTTTTTTATAAATACATATATTTTTTGGACCTCATAGTGGGTAAATTTAAAGGAAATAAACATGTTAAAAACTTTTGCTTTTTTTCTAATTGTCGGTATCATAGGGGTATAAGGAAAAGTTAGGAAGGAGAGAGTATGCTAAAAGGGCTTGTTTATTTTTTAGTTATCGTCTTAGCAAATACTGTGGGCGCAATCTCTGGTATGGGTGGCGGGGTAATTATTAAGCCTGTATTGGATTTTATTGCAGTAGATCCGGTAGCAGCTATCTCTTTTTATTCCTCAGTAGCTGTGTTTGTAATGTCTATTACTTCAACTATACGACAAATTAAAGGTGGCATATCCATTTCTTGGAATCTAGTAATATGGGTAGCTGTTGGTGCGATTCTAGGAGGTTTTTTAGGAAACCATACTTTCGATTCTTTCCTAATGAATTTTTCGGATGAAGGCATTGTTATGCTTATTCAAATAGGACTAACTGTGGTCACTTTACTTTTTGCGCTGTTTTATAATCATTTGGATTTACGTAAATTTTATTTGAATGGAAAAATTTGGTATCTTATTTGTGGAACCATTCTAGGTTTTTTAGCTAGTTTGTTGGGTATTGGTGGCGGCCCCATTAATGTTTCACTTTTAATATTAATGTTTGGACTACCTATTAAGGAAGCAACAGTATACTCGATTTGTACGATCTTTTTTTCACAATTAGCGAAATTTATCACGATGTTTTTTACTTCAGGGTTTGCATCTTTTGATTTAACGATGCTTTTTTATATTATCCCAGCGGCGATTATGGGAGGATTTGTAGGGGCAAAGGTGAGTCAAGCGATTTCTTCTAAACGAGTTTCGCAGATTTTTGAGGCTGTGATTCTTCTTGTTTTAGTGATTAATGTATATAATGGTTTTCGCCTTTTTCTTTGATATATTTTTAACAAAAAAATAAGCGGAATGATTGCATTTCTTGCAAAAAAGCATATGATGAAAATGGATATTTTTAGTTGTAAGTAGCTAAAGAAAAGCGTATACTATATAAGGTTTTAAGCATTTATTTTATAAATTCTATTGGTAATAATCAAAGGTCTGGAGGAGTAAATAATGGATATTGTTACCTTAGCTCGGTTTCAATTTGCAATGACAACGATCTTTCACTATTTCTTTGTTCCTTTTTCAATTGGTGTAGCATTAGTTGTTGCAATTATGGAAACAATGTATGTAGTAAAAAAAGATGAAAGCTATAAAAAAATGGCGAAGTTCTGGGGAAATATTTTTCTGTTGAGTTTTGCAGTTGGTGTTGTTACCGGAATTATCCAAGAATTTCAATTCGGTATGAATTGGTCCGCTTATTCACGTTTTGTTGGTGATATTTTTGGAGCGCCTTTAGCAGTAGAAGCTCTACTTGCTTTCTTCCTAGAATCAACGTTTTTAGGGTTATGGATGTTTACTTGGCAAAGAGTTAATCCAAAAATGCATGTTTCTTTTATGTGGTTAGTTACATTAGGGTCCATCCTTTCTGCTTTTTGGATTTTAGTCGCTAACAGTTTTATGCAACATCCTACCGGTTATACTTATCGTAATGGGCGGGCCGAGATGAATGATTTTGGCGCATTGCTCAAAAACCCACAAGTTTGGTATGAGTTTTCACATGTGATTATGGCAGCCATTTTAATGGGCGGTATATTAATTGCTGGAATGTCGGCTTTCCGTTTGTTGAAACGCCATACTTTAAGTGAATTAAGTACAAGTATTTTCAAAAAGTCATTGCGTGTCGGTTTGGGTATTGCTTTATTTGGTTCGCTTGGTGTATTAGCAACTGGAGATATGCAGATGCAAGCTTTAGTTGAAGATCAACCAATGAAATTTGCGGCTACTGAAGGGCTCTACGAAGATTCTGATGATCCAGCGTCTTGGACAGCTGTTGGTTGGATGGACGAAGCTAATCATGAACGTGTTTTTGGTATTCGTGTTCCTTATGTATTGAGCATTTTGTCTTACCATAGTCTTTCCGGTGGTGTTGAAGGAATGGATTCGCTTAATGAATCGTTAACGGCAGAATACGGGGATGACAATTACTTTCCTCCTGTAAATGCAATGTTTTGGAGCTTCCGTATCATGGTAGGCCTTGGTATGTTAACATTATTAGTTTCTACATTGGGGTTATTTTTCACACGTAAGAAGAGTCCCTCTCTTTTTAAGAAGCCGTGGATGTTATGGACTGTTGGTGCAATGACTTTCGCTCCTTTTATTGCAAATACTTGTGGTTGGCTAGTAACTGAATTAGGCCGTTACCCTTGGACAGTGTATGGAATGTTCAAAATGGAGGATAGTGTATCGCCAAATGTTACACCAGCTTCGTTGTTATTTTCTAACATCGTCTACTTCTTGTTATTTGGTGGTTTAGCAGTAGTAATGTTTTATTTAGTTGTTCGTGAGTTACGCAAGGGACCCGACCAACAAGAAGAACAAGAAAAAGAAGAAGAGCCTGCGACAGATCCTTTTGACGGAGGTGCTTTCAATGAGTAGTTTACAGTTATTTTGGTTTATTTTAATCGGCGTTTTATTTGCTGGCTTTTTCTTTTTAGAAGGTTTTGACTTTGGTGTTGGGATGTCAGTACAAACACTGGCAAAAAACGATAAAGAACAAGACCAAGTGATACAAACTATTGGGCCCGTTTGGGACGGAAATGAAGTATGGTTGATCTCTGCTGGAGGAGCGATGTTTGCTTCCTTTCCTATGTGGTATGCTTCATTATTTAGCGGCTACTATTTAATTTTATTTCTTATTTTATTTGGGTTAATTATTCGCGGAGTGTCTTTTGAGTTTCGTAGTGGCATGCCAGAAGAACGAAAATGGATCTGGAATTGGACTTTGACAATCGGAAGTTTTATTGTGCCTTTTTTCTTTGGTATCTTATTTATTAGTATGATTCAAGGGATGCCTATGGACAGCAATGGCGACATGACAGCTGGATTTACGGATTATATTAATTTATTTTCTGTAGTTGGTGGAATTGCTTTGACCTTACTTTGTTATCTTCATGGGATGAATTACATTTCTTTAAAAACAACAGGGCCTATTCGTGAACGAGCCAAAAAATACGCTCGAGCATTGTATTGGGCTTTATATGCTGGCTTAATTGTATTTGCGGTACTACTTTATATTCAAACAGACTTTTTTGCTTTACATCCAGTTTCAACGAGTGTTTTATTAGGAGTAATGATCCTATTTACGGTAATTGCAAATTACTGCTCTTATATAAATAAAGAATTAGTCG
This region of Tetragenococcus osmophilus genomic DNA includes:
- a CDS encoding GRP family sugar transporter gives rise to the protein MGNILLALVPAVMWGIQPLILQTIGGKTSNQQMGMSLGALIFSIGVLFFHQPVWSWHLILASFVCGLAWAFGQITQIESFHIIGVSAAMPISTGMQLIGVTLFGIFYFHEWTSTMDYVYGISALVVIILGVFFTAYREKGDDTGKQGAMQRGLFVLVLSTIGQVMYNVIPRMADLNGWDVLFPQGIGMAVGAMAFSFFFDKKPELFSKKSFQNIAAGAAFAIGNIGILLSNKVNGVALGFTLSQMNVIVNTLGGLIFLKESRTSKELKLTIGGLILVAAGGILIGLTK
- a CDS encoding helix-turn-helix domain-containing protein gives rise to the protein MFDTLLEKQDKIIFHLFQYLQKKNPCPLKEVSTQLNLSSKSLSRYVKLWQQSRNHDSTGVSFSIKNQVIEAIYSHENAQLFLSSLLNRSDSFKLLVKIIENPFDTFKSLEKRFYLSRATLQRRVQKMKPLLSNYNLWVSFTTTPTLKGEEIQIRYFSLLVSLLYDPPFELNAQNLYDRYKEVQQYRITQGFSFYRSIQAPGKYYPVPFQINDFGLLFLWQQFTGLENLWLEPFLTEAVDFSLYAHTKLKEITLLSLSQRFHRLHSFCDFYSGSLLLAYEPLFLTNEIKQLTYSFIKLLPNYRQLLIKHPELPVLYEKLLQYSTQKEKNKWNLLG
- a CDS encoding sulfite exporter TauE/SafE family protein, with translation MLKGLVYFLVIVLANTVGAISGMGGGVIIKPVLDFIAVDPVAAISFYSSVAVFVMSITSTIRQIKGGISISWNLVIWVAVGAILGGFLGNHTFDSFLMNFSDEGIVMLIQIGLTVVTLLFALFYNHLDLRKFYLNGKIWYLICGTILGFLASLLGIGGGPINVSLLILMFGLPIKEATVYSICTIFFSQLAKFITMFFTSGFASFDLTMLFYIIPAAIMGGFVGAKVSQAISSKRVSQIFEAVILLVLVINVYNGFRLFL
- a CDS encoding cytochrome ubiquinol oxidase subunit I, coding for MMDIVTLARFQFAMTTIFHYFFVPFSIGVALVVAIMETMYVVKKDESYKKMAKFWGNIFLLSFAVGVVTGIIQEFQFGMNWSAYSRFVGDIFGAPLAVEALLAFFLESTFLGLWMFTWQRVNPKMHVSFMWLVTLGSILSAFWILVANSFMQHPTGYTYRNGRAEMNDFGALLKNPQVWYEFSHVIMAAILMGGILIAGMSAFRLLKRHTLSELSTSIFKKSLRVGLGIALFGSLGVLATGDMQMQALVEDQPMKFAATEGLYEDSDDPASWTAVGWMDEANHERVFGIRVPYVLSILSYHSLSGGVEGMDSLNESLTAEYGDDNYFPPVNAMFWSFRIMVGLGMLTLLVSTLGLFFTRKKSPSLFKKPWMLWTVGAMTFAPFIANTCGWLVTELGRYPWTVYGMFKMEDSVSPNVTPASLLFSNIVYFLLFGGLAVVMFYLVVRELRKGPDQQEEQEKEEEPATDPFDGGAFNE
- the cydB gene encoding cytochrome d ubiquinol oxidase subunit II; translation: MSSLQLFWFILIGVLFAGFFFLEGFDFGVGMSVQTLAKNDKEQDQVIQTIGPVWDGNEVWLISAGGAMFASFPMWYASLFSGYYLILFLILFGLIIRGVSFEFRSGMPEERKWIWNWTLTIGSFIVPFFFGILFISMIQGMPMDSNGDMTAGFTDYINLFSVVGGIALTLLCYLHGMNYISLKTTGPIRERAKKYARALYWALYAGLIVFAVLLYIQTDFFALHPVSTSVLLGVMILFTVIANYCSYINKELVAFLTSGFTLIALVALLFTGLFPRVLISSTTSANDLLIESASSSPYTLKIMSYTAIGLLPFILAYIAWTYYIFRKRVKHTEIAGYGG